A DNA window from Gigantopelta aegis isolate Gae_Host chromosome 4, Gae_host_genome, whole genome shotgun sequence contains the following coding sequences:
- the LOC121371042 gene encoding myophilin-like isoform X2, whose protein sequence is MSGLRAGKAGYGRDTQTKIDNSFDPEEAKRCLAWLQFMTGETFPIEQTNERYKVMENFYKALRDGFVLCKTINVCLPDSMKMNFQSKTFNPNCSEAFRAARERERIELFVLKCQQYGIPEANLFQTDCLYERTNLWQVCATIRALGTEFESHPSFNGQRWWPRKCEENRRNFSPEILRASEAVISLQYGTNKGANQSGMNFGKKRMIMRE, encoded by the exons ATCGATAACTCCTTCGATCCAGAAGAAGCAAAGAGATGTTTAGCGTGGTTGCAGTTCATGACGGGGGAGACGTTCCCCATCGAGCAGACAAACGAACGCTACAAGGTGATGGAAAACTTCTACAAAGCCCTGCGTGATGGGTTCGTCCTTTGCAA AACAATCAACGTATGCCTGCCAGACTCCATGAAGATGAACTTCCAAAGCAAGACGTTTAACCCTAACTGCAGTGAAGCATTTCGAGCGGCCAGGGAGCGAGAGCGGATCGAACTTTTCGTCCTCAAGTGTCAACAGTACGGAATCCCCGAGGCTAACCTCTTTCAAACGGACTGTCTCTATGAGAGAACTAACCTTTGGCAAGTTTGTGCAACTATCAGAGCTTTAGGAACAGAG TTTGAGTCCCACCCTTCATTCAACGGCCAGAGATGGTGGCCGAGGAAATGTGAAGAAAACAGAAGAAACTTTTCACCGGAAATCCTTAGGGCCAGCGAAGCAGTCATCTCATTGCAATATGGAACAAACAAGGGAGCCAACCAAAGTGGAATGAATTTCGGCAAAAAGAGGATGATCATGAGGGAATGA